The following proteins come from a genomic window of Musa acuminata AAA Group cultivar baxijiao chromosome BXJ1-7, Cavendish_Baxijiao_AAA, whole genome shotgun sequence:
- the LOC135679978 gene encoding stem-specific protein TSJT1-like, with protein MLAIFHKTFAHPPQELNCPESTYGGPPKPGYRRRQPKNPDEILRDFHSTHPAHSLCATFRCGAALACLGLDAPHPSLHHQRLFCSFDEVYCMFVGSLNNLSSLIRQYGLCSKSTNEALLVIQAYRTLRDRGPYPADQVLKELAGSFAFVVYDNKTGAVFAALSSDGGVPLYWGIAADGSIVICDDVETMKESCGKSYAPFPTGCMFHSEGGLRSFEHPTRKMRAMPRVDSDGVMCGASFRVDTFSKVNTMPRVGSASNWASWND; from the exons ATGTTGGCCATCTTCCACAAGACCTTTGCCCACCCCCCTCAGGAGCTCAACTGTCCTGAGTCCACCTACGGCGGCCCTCCCAAGCCCGGCTACCGCCGGCGCCAACCCAAGAACCCTGATGAGATCCTCCGGGACTTCCACTCCACCCACCCGGCCCACTCCTTATGCGCCACCTTCCGCtgcggcgctgccctcgcctgtctCGGCCTTGACGCTCCCCATCCCTCCCTCCACCACCAGAG GTTGTTCTGTAGCTTTGATGAGGTATACTGCATGTTCGTGGGGAGCCTGAACAATCTGAGCTCTCTCATCAGGCAGTACGGGTTGTGCAGCAAATCGACCAACGAGGCGCTGCTGGTGATCCAGGCCTACCGTACTCTGCGCGACCGGGGTCCGTACCCCGCCGACCAGGTCCTCAAAGAGCTCGCCGGCAGCTTCGCGTTCGTCGTCTACGACAACAAGACCGGTGCCGTCTTCGCCGCTCTG AGCTCGGACGGTGGCGTGCCACTGTACTGGGGCATCGCTGCGGATGGGTCGATTGTGATCTGTGATGATGTTGAAACCATGAAAGAAAGTTGCGGCAAATCTTACGCTCCGTTCCCTACTG GGTGCATGTTCCACAGCGAGGGAGGGTTGAGGAGCTTCGAGCACCCAACGAGGAAGATGAGGGCGATGCCGAGGGTGGACAGCGATGGGGTGATGTGCGGCGCCAGCTTCAGGGTGGACACCTTCTCCAAGGTCAACACCATGCCGCGGGTGGGAAGCGCCTCCAACTGGGCCTCGTGGAATGACTGA